One window of the Triticum dicoccoides isolate Atlit2015 ecotype Zavitan chromosome 3B, WEW_v2.0, whole genome shotgun sequence genome contains the following:
- the LOC119281414 gene encoding late embryogenesis abundant protein 14-like, which translates to MASRQDQASYHAGEAKARAEEKTGYVVGAAQDKAREAKDTASDAAGRAMGRGGDAKEATKEKAYEAKDAASDATGRAMDKGRGAAEATKEKGYEAKDNAAGTAQQTGSYIAQTAEAAKQKAAGAAQYTIDTARAGTERTGSYIG; encoded by the exons ATGGCTTCTCGTCAGGATCAGGCTAGCTACCACGCCGGGGAGGCCAAGGCCCGCGCCGAG GAGAAGACGGGGTACGTCGTGGGCGCGGCGCAGGACAAGGCGCGGGAGGCCAAGGACACGGCGTCCGACGCCGCGGGCCGCGCCATGGGCAGGGGCGGCGACGCCAAGGAGGCGACCAAGGAGAAGGCGTACGAGGCCAAGGACGCGGCGTCGGACGCCACTGGCCGCGCCATGGACAAGGGCCGCGGCGCCGCGGAGGCCACCAAGGAGAAGGGCTACGAGGCCAAGGACAACGCGGCCGGCACCGCGCAGCAGACCGGGAGCTACATCGCCCAGACGGCCGAGGCCGCCAAGCAGAAGGCGGCCGGCGCCGCCCAGTACACCATCGACACCGCCCGTGCCGGCACCGAGCGGACCGGGAGCTACATCGGGTAG
- the LOC119281415 gene encoding germin-like protein 1-2, translated as MASARDVMLHVLLLAVALAAAPGVLSDPPPLQDFCVADLKAATAVDGFPCKAPSTVEDDDFFSDAMVAAPRTDTNPFGVNSTRATVSVFPGLNTLGLSITRTDLAVGGLNPPHSHPRGSELVLVLKGEVMVGFTSATNRLFTKVVKENELYVVPRGLQHYQLNVGTGDAVFMAMFDAQSPGLVTPTLALFATEPAMPMEVLTKTFLMGEDDVTTMKSKFAGF; from the coding sequence ATGGCATCGGCTCGCGACGTGATGCTCCACGTGCTGCTGCTCGCGGTGGCCCTCGCCGCGGCGCCCGGCGTCCTCTCGGACCCGCCACCGCTCCAGGACTTCTGCGTGGCCGACCTCAAGGCCGCCACGGCGGTCGACGGGTTCCCCTGCAAGGCGCCGTCGACGGTGGAGGACGACGACTTCTTCTCCGACGCCATGGTCGCCGCGCCCAGAACCGACACCAACCCCTTCGGCGTCAACTCCACGCGCGCCACCGTGTCGGTCTTCCCGGGCCTGAACACGCTGGGCCTCTCCATCACGCGCACCGACCTCGCCGTGGGCGGCCTCAACCCGCCGCACTCGCACCCTCGCGGCTCGGAGCTCGTGCTGGTGCTCAAGGGCGAGGTCATGGTCGGGTTCACCTCGGCGACCAACCGGCTCTtcaccaaggtggtgaaggagaacGAGCTCTACGTCGTGCCCCGCGGCCTCCAGCACTACCAGCTCAACGTTGGCACCGGGGACGCCGTGTTCATGGCCATGTTCGACGCCCAGTCGCCGGGCCTTGTCACGCCCACGCTCGCGCTCTTCGCGACCGAGCCGGCCATGCCGATGGAGGTGCTCACCAAGACCTTCCTCATGGGCGAAGATGATGTCACCACCATGAAATCCAAATTCGCCGGCTTCTGA